ACTGGTATAGTAACCTATCTATCTATTATGGTAGTACTTGAGtgtcctctctcctctccattgCAATGGGTCTCCCCTCCCATATTCCACTTTCTttctacccccgccccccacctctaCATGGACATGTACTTATGCTGCAGTGATGCTTTTAGAGGCAGGTATAGTACACTACCTGCTAAATACATAGTTTTGTGAAACTCCCTCAACGATCTGTGGAGGGATAACCTACTGGTGAAGCATAGCTCATTTCTAATGAACTGCTGTGCACTCCACTAAATTTCTTCTGCTTTCCCTGGGGCTggcaaattttgaaaaaagagttttcatttctctctccccctagCCCCACTCAAAGCTGGCCATGGACATTACTCTAGGAATAACTAGTAAGCTCCTCCGAAGAGTACAACCTCCTATACACTTCTTCtgactctccctcctccccagtagGCTCAGCCTTCTCCATCTCACCCGGGGTCCCCTCTGAGGTATAATCCCTCAATCTGGCAGCTGTCACTCAAAGCAGGGTGTCAGTTGTAGTGTCCTGCACTATTGTTGTAGAATATTGACTTCCTTTCTACCTCTCAGGCTAGTCTCTCAGACCAGGACACGGACAACAGGCTCATTGGACAGCAGCTGTACATTAACGTCCAGGTGAGCTTTACATACGCTGCACAAAGCCAGCTGCCTAAGCTGCATTTCTTGGTTTATTATTATATAGGGTGACCCTCCTACTCTGTGTTTTGTAGGAGACTAATCGCTGCTATGTGATGAAGAGGGTAATAGAGATCATAGTGAACGAAGTACTTCTCTCTGCGACCAGCAACCGTTACCCATATATCCATGAGGTGGCACAGTTCTTAGCAGCTCTGAGCACGGAGCTAAGTGGCTGCGTAAGTACTGCACACTTCTACAGACCCTGGCTGTTTCCCGTCCTACCTCTCCTGCACCTTCCCGTCTCTGGTTCCCATCCTTCGTTCTGCTCTCAGGTGGCTTCTGAATTTCAAGTGTAGCCTTAGCAGTGTGCTGTAGTGGCAAGGTGAGCACCCACTGGGTGCTGAAATCAAAGGAAACCTCAGATCAAGATACCCAAATTCAGGCTTGTGAAATCAAATAGATTAATAGAAAGGTGTGAAACAGAAAAACCGCACTGTCACACCTTCACCAACCAAACCCtggcttttgtttttcagaaattcTCAGGACACAGAGAACATGTCGAAAAGAACCTGGAAGAAATGAAAGACAAAATTAAGCAGGTTTGTTTTAACAAGACCAGTGCCAGGCCCCCAAGTAGCTATTACAAATAACTTACTTGCTGATTTTAAGACTAACAGATTAATGAATTGGCTGTGATTTGCCAGGtcattatttttcattgttgttcCAATGTCCCTAttgagcttgatccaaagccgACTGAAGTCAGTTGGGGTCTTTCTGTTGACTCCAATGAATTTTGGATTGGGCCCATTATCAGCTGTGACTAATGATGAAAAAATACCCATTTCAGTTGGCTCTTGTGTAATCCAAAACTATAAACAGTTTAATGCAGAAAAAAACACAGTTGTGAAGTTAACCTTCTAAAGTGAGCAGACATTATTTAAGGGGTAAGGGCTGCAGTGGTGATAGGGGGGCTAGGGACATTTCTACTTCTCCTTTgtcttatttagattgtaagatttttGGCATAGAGATCATTTCTTATCTATAGCTCTGAACCAGCAAGTGAATATTTCCAGTGAAGTTAAGAGACTACTCACTTGCATACAATTACCCCCATGTGTAAGCactggcaggattggggcctgtgtTTGTTAATGGTGCTATGCAAGTATGTCCCTGAAATGGTAACCTGGACTTTATGTTCTTTATTGCCCAAACTGAGACTATAATGATATGCAAACTGTAATAGAGATATCACCATGTGCACTTAATGACTGAATGAATGTAACGCTACAGACAAGTCATTGCAATTTTTAaccttaaaagaaaataaatagatttttagaACTTAAAAACTTCCTCCACCAACTGTGTCATGGTTGCTGTAGTGTACAATGTGATCTTTTATTGGAAAGAGACTGTAGGCTGGACTGTTCAGCCAATCGGGCAATCAGTTAGGGACAACTTCCTCAGATGTCATATTGAAAGCATCATAAGCCAAACCTCAGCACTGTTATGATGCTACTGTATATTGTGTGATTTCTATGTTCACTTGATACATCTCTTGAGTAATTTAAAATGGAATTGGGCAAGGTCCTGGAATATAGACTGGAGGGAACAATCCAGCATTGCATTGGTTTGGATTAGGTAGTTTCCATCTTGATGTCTACTGACATTAACAGGATTATTTGTAAGAGTAAAGTGAACAGAATTTAGCCCTATTTCTATGAAAATATTATATTCCAATCTAAATCTTTGGTGACATAATGAGATATtaaagaattttcttttttttctctataTATAGTTGGGAGTTAGTGGAAAGAACAAAGCAATTGGGGAGCTGGATTTGCTCTTTGATTACCTGGAAAATGCATGCACTGAAGCACCGAAGAAAATTGTTACTAGTAAGGGAGGAAACAAGAGGAAAAACTGAAAGAACCTCCAGGAAACCACTGCTATGATACAAACCATATATCTATTAGGAAGAAGCACCTTTTGGAGTGGTAGTTATTTAACAGTGCCAAACATTTCAACTTCAACCAAGTGCTTAAGTATTTTGTTGATTGGGGCCTATGTGCGCAAGCACAAGTGGATATTTTGAAAGCTATGCGGTGGTGCTTGCCTGCATCTGTCCCAATGTCTTTAACTTGAAAAATCTTTCTAGGAAATGTTGCCGTCTTTTTGTCAAATTGATCCTTCTctagaaaacaaatatttcaggtTCTTTTAGCAAAAAGTATTTACAGGCTTTTAATATTTAATGCTAATTTATTGAACAGCAATAattatacatttatttatataaattaatagtgtgaatttatttataaaaatgtacCAGAGGCTTTTACATGAAATATGGTATAACTTACAACTGTTATTATAATATTTATAGAATGATACATTTGAAAGAGCTGCTTATTTGATATCTCTTTCATTgttatttattataataaatacTTTGATTTTCCAAATATTGCAGTTTCCTGAGGCTTTTCTTTCTAACTCAAACACCTGCACATGCAGGAAGATGCTGCTTGGCTGACGGTCCACTGGCCGCACAGTATCATGGGGGATGCAGGGTCAAGTTCTGGGACATGCTTCTCCCTCTGTAGTGAGAATTCAATAGAACAGTGCAGGGCCTCAGAGGGGCATCTTTGCATTTCCCCTATGCAGGACCAGGCAGGTGGAACCAGATCAGCCCCGGATGGTCATTGCAGCAGTGAGTAACAGACAGAGTAAAGGAATGCCCTATGCTCGGGAGTCCTGCTGCACAGGATTTGGGCACAAAACTGGTGTAGCTAACTCTGCACCTCCCTTGTGCCAAGTGCAATtcatccctgcctgccccaccttATCAACTCCACTGGTTATAGCTCAGTAATGAATTCCCACCTGCCCTTTTGTAATAGATTTGCACTGGGGAAGGGACATTAACGtaagtggagttattcctgatttacactggttgaAGTGAGAGGTAATTCAGGCTCCTGAGGCTGGTCGTTCACTGCCTGAACTGGTAGGCTCACCTAGAGAACATAAAGGGAACGTTTTGTGTTGCCTGCTGGTGAGCCTTTGTGGGTGACCCAGGGATAGCCCATTCTTTGTCTGGCCCTAATTTTTCTATTAGTTCTAATAGTTATTTATatagcttttaaaataataaagatgcctgtcaaggctgattccgtactctggcactttgagtgtgGAAGGTGGgccccgcaaggattttaaaaattaatactggccactccaggctggtattaaactcccaaggtcacagcttctctctgaccttggatagCTAGATGCcaccaccacccaagtgcaagcTCTCCCCCCGGCtcttttgagaacccaggaaggaacacttgggaattccttcctgtgagataccctcaagccctttcaccaccCTTCCCGGGAAGAACTGAGAAaataacaaaggaaatcagctgttgccacaagctaattaaacaacatatgcataaacctcttagggacacaaaaatccaatcctaatcttaaaaaaggtaaattttattaaatcccaaaaagaaaggaaatacatttggaacttaggctttttgctagatccaaaaaattacaaaagaaacaattaagcatcaagatagctctcttgaggttcagcttaaaggttacaagcaaaacaaatgcatctggggttagcacagaggagtccacaagccaataagaaataaaagaaataaccctaattgcatcttcctagacattcccttattacttacatatctggggtttcagataagtaggGTTGAGGTATGATTTGATGCTTTTCCTACCTGGttttaaagctttttacagcatagctccagccctgtcctACTCTGTCCCGCCTCTCCAGAGAACAACAGcaaacaaagggaagtttttttccctaattttaaaaagttctagccctcccatgggctcttttggtcaggtgcccattccctttcttttaaatagccagggagactttttaaccctttgcaTGTAAAGCAAGCAGGAAACAGTCACCAAGaaggactttatagctaactggctgggtgtccataaaaagcAGCTACTTCCCCCCCCGCTTCATTTACCACAATGACTATCCCCAGCTCTAGGCACCCTACTATAACTAATCATGGAAtaaacacaattattttaaacCTCAGCCAATCTGAAAGTCATTCCACAGGAACGGGGTTGGCCGGCCAGCCAGCCACCGGTCCTCTGCATCACTGTGGGATGCATATCCTCAGCTCTCTCCAGGAGGCCTCTCAAACAGCTGTCTTTTGCAGCATGCCCACAAAGTCACCACACTTGGACCAGGCAAGCAATAGGCAGCCTGCCCGCTCTGAAAGAGGCCTTGACAATCTCCACACAAAAGGGACCCATTACTTCCCTACTGCCTTTCACCAACCAGAAAAGACATGAATCCTCTGGATCCAAAGCACAGGCTGTGGTATGAAGTTCTTCCAACAACTCAGGAGCATTGTTGGCCAAAACTCTAGCAGAGAAGACAAGGCCTTTGTCCCCTCAGGAGTTTGCACTGTGACCACTGAAGAAGAAAACCTATCCCTAATGTGATCAGTCTTGTCAGCAAAATAGTAAACAATGCCCTCTCAATGGGAAGATCTCAGACCAGTTACTGAGCTGAGATAGCCTGGTAAATCCAAACTATCTACCATCTAAAATGAACTTGCTGATTGAGATTTTGTAGATGCTATGGTGGAggaaaagaacttttttttttttgccctctaCCTGGAGCCTCAGCAACAGAGTTCTTAAAAAATCTGCATGTTGGAACCAATCAGCCTTGGCATGAGACTTCCACTATTGTCACTCCAGATGTCTTCCCTCTTGCTTCATTTATCGCAGATCATCCATAAACTAGGGTGACCTGGGAGAACAagaggctggggggggtgggggggggcaagagACACCTCAGAATACAGAGCAAGCAGACCTGCTTTTTTGCTCATAGATAATTACAAAGCAACTTCTGGACTTCACACAGCAGAGATAGTGAAGCCCAAAGCTTGGAGAGCAGTTTCCACATCTTGCTGAGTAAGTATGGGTGACAGCCTAACTATCTCTTAATCACAGTAATCACAGGGTTTCTCAATGGTGACATTTCCATGCTTTACAAGTGACCCAGAATCAATGAGAGCACTGACATGTCTAATATCTGCTGTTGCTGGATGCAAAATCTGGACAAATGAAAGGTGCAAATATCCAGAGGGGCTGCCCAAAAATGGTTGTATCATGTCAGCTTGTGGCTTTGAGATACAAATAGTAGTCCAAGCCCAGATCTGAATAATCTAAAGGGTGAGCTGAATAAATCTTCCCCATTGGGATCCCTAGCAATAGATACCTAGGACCTGATATTGCTCTTACTCACTTCAGTGTAACTCAGGAGTCAGTAGATTTACAATCTGTATAAAACAGGtttaactgagaggagaatctggcccctagaGTGAGCTAATATTGGCACAGAGGTTACAATCAGTCCCAGGTCTATGAATGATGCTGTCATGAGAAAGAttataaaaatgcaaaagaataaaGCCTGGAATACAACCTTGAGGGGTTGTATAGTTTAAAGGACATCTACCCAACAACATGCCACATATGCAAATATAAGATTGAAAATAACATACCATCCCTAAGATTCCTGACCATAATTCAAGAAAATCGAACAATGTGCTAATAAGCCACATGTGCAGGATAGGTAAATGGTGTAATTGAAACTATGGTAGGGGTGATAACAGTTCTGTGTCTGTAATACATCGCTATCAATTTACACATTTGTAATATATTTCTCCTGGTGTGTGGATTGTTTGTTAATATGTAACTTCAGAGATAGTCAAATGAGAGTGGCTTTGGCCAATTAGGCATGTTCATCACGAACAAAAGTATTAAGCATTTCAGAAGTTATGTAAATCAGAGGAGTCTGTCTCTGTTTAACATTAGGGACCAATCCTCAGGTGAAATATACAGATTTTGGTTTCCTTACTATTAATAGGAATATATTgatgaatgtttttaaaaagaaaagtattccTATTCCTGCCCACCTCcagggagaaaataaaaaatattttgaaaacaacCATTCACTTTCCTTCAGCAAAAATAACCCAACAGTGCacccaaataaataaacaaaagtagTCTTTAAActaatggttctcaacctgcggcccatggatTACTTGTGGCCcgatcagcacacagctgcagcctatGTGACATCCTGAAGGCcctacaggtagtatatatattgtgtggatgtggcccacataatgCATAGAGAACTGCATATGTGttccacaatggtaaataggttgagaaccattgctttaAACATATCATCACCATTTAAGGGGCAGGATTAAATACTGGCAGAACTGGGCCAGTTTTCTTTGTAGAAATTGAGGTATGGACACATGGCAAGtgtttcaaaaccaaaaaccacTCCCTGTTTTAGTAAAAATATGTCAGATTGAAATACTGTGAAGAAATTGAGTGAAAACTTATATTTGACTGTTGCCCCACTTAAAACTTTAGGGTATCCTTGTCTATGAGAACTTGTGAGACTCTACCATGGAAATCTGAGTCCCAGTTTCAGAATGACTGAATGTGAAACGATGTTGTTTCCTGAGAATTGCAAGGTTGCATTGATAAAAAACCTACCGTTTTAGCTTAGTTAGCTCTCCAATTGGCATCTGGCATAGGACCCAGATGCCTGAAAATGTGCAGGGAGCCCGCTCATTTATTTGTGATAAATTTATTTGTGATAAATTTGTGATAAACTAGTCAGTTTTTTTGTGATAAATCTATTCTTGAGGTTTCTGGATTTGGTTTTCATTACTCATTGATATATATGGGTTGTAACAAACTACCCAGGTCCTCAAGAGCCCATTCCTGATCCCACTGACATTAgtgacaaaattcccactgatttcaaagggtgCAGGCTCAGGTTCTTAATCTGTGTTTATATTGACTGAATTATACTGCAATATTATTAACATTTTAATACATTTGTTAAAGTGGAAGTGAAGAATCAATGCTGTCTTATGGGAGCTGTGCTCCAAAAACTCCCATTATTGACGATTCCCTGGGGAACTAGAGTTATTGTAGAATTCACTCATGTTAAGATTATATACAGATGTCCATTATAACACCTGATTGTCATTTGTTCCTAACTTTCCAAACGCTCCATCCTTCATCTTTGATAAACTTTTCTCACAGGTTTGAGTAAAACCTCTTCCGTCATTTTGGAATGAGGTCAGTGGTTTTTCAAGCCTTTCTATATTGTGAACCCTCGCATGTTATGAGAGGAAAAAATTGCAGTCTTCCCCCCACTCTGTGCTCCCAACTAAAGGATAGTGGTTCTAACCCCAGGCTGAGAGTCCCTGAGTTAGGTAATGGCACTTTCTCAACCTCGTTTTGCACACTGATAACTCAAAAATGGTTGAACTTGGAGGATTCCCACACTGCATGTGGCTCTTTCCCAGTGAAGAATAGTTGCTTTGCTAAGAGCAGCATTTACAAACAATATAATAAAAACATATATAGATGTTCACCTTTAACATTCACACAAGTGCAGAGCAACATTCTACTACTTCTGGTAGTGCTATGGTGGTGGTTAAAAGAAACAGTTATGCAACTCCACAATGCTGTGAAAAGGGTTCACATGCGTTTAAGTGGTGCACTTGAAAGGGTGATGCACAAAGCTTACTGGTGGGGCAGCTAGGGTGTGAGGGGGTTTCTGCTACATGGAGACCTGCCTAGAAGGAAGAAGTCTGAGATGGTCAACTCATTTTGTATCTTGCAGTGATGCGTTGGTCACATGGTAATGACTTTTGGACACTTCAGTTATGAAagctgaggctatgtctacactacaacctatgttggcaaaacttacgttgctcagggaggtgaatATTACattcccctgagtgacataagttacgcCACCATAAGTGCTAGTGTGCACAGtgttatgttggcaggagagcttctcccactgacatagctactgctgctcttTGAGGGTGGATTAATTATGTCGATAGGAGAGCTCTTCCTCTTCAGCATAGGGTGGCTACATGAGAGATCATACAGAGTCGGTATACCTGCGCTGCCATaagccccctagtgtagacatagcctaaataaAATCAGTGACTTAGGTCTTGATCCTTCAGAAATgtgcacacatgcttaactttactgaCATGAATAATttcactgactccaatgggactGCTTACTTGTATAAGTGTTGGCAGGTGAAAAGCTTTACATATTGTTATTGATTTTTACTTTAAGAACATCTAGGCAGCAACAGTGTGAATTCATATTTCCCCTGTAGATATTTCCTAAGTtttccatttctattttaaaatcagtaacaGAACATTCCCTGTACACATCCTCTCATGTTGGTGACCCAGTAACATGGAAAATGAATATCAATATTAAAATTTGCATTTTATGCAAGAAAAGCCAGTGAAGAGTTTTTTAAAGTAAGGTGTTTGTAGCAACTCACCCTTTCCATACTTTTGAAAAGCAGAGAAGCAGTCTGAATTTTTGCCCGTGACTGTTAGGTTTCTTAGGTAACCTCATTATCTAAACCAAGATAAGGGAGAAGTTGCAGATTTATAAATTATCTCTGTCTTTGCTGTGTGGTTACAGGAATATGAGATAAATGCGATGTTAACATACAGTGGTGACAGATTAGCAAGAATAAACCTCGGTAGTTTCAAAATTTTGGATAAACATCTAAAAACCAGATGCTTATCAGGAACTTATTGAACTTATTGAActtattggccattatctttgaaaactcgtggcgaaccggggaagtcccggatgactggaaaaaggctaatgtagtgccaatctttaaaaaagggaagaaggaggatcctgggaactacaggccagtcagcctcacctcagtccctggaaaaatcatggagcaggtcctcaaagaatcaatcttgaagtacttgcatgaaaggaaagtgatcaggaacagccagcatggattcaccaagggaaggtcatgcctgactaatctaatcgccttttatgatgagattactggttctgtggatgaagggaaagcagtggatgtattgtttcttgactttagcaaagcttttgacacggtctcccacagtattcttgtcagcaagttaaggaagtatgggctggatgaatgcactatagggtgggtagaaagctggctagattgtcgggctcaacgggtagtgatcaatggctctatgtctagttggcagccggtgtcaagtggagtgccccaggggtcggtcctggggccggttttgttcaatatcttcataaatgatctggaggatggtgtggattgcactctcagcaaatttgcggacgatactaaactgggaggagtggtagatacgctggaggggagggataggatacagaaggacctagacaaattggaggattgggccaaaagaaatctgatgaggttcaataaggataagtgcagggtcctgcacttaggacggaagaatccaatgcaccgctacagactagggaccgaatggctaggcagcagttctgcggaaaaggacctaggggtgacagtggacgagaagctggatatgagtcagcagtgtgcccttgttgccaagaaggccaatggcattttgggatgtatacgtaggggcatagcgagcagatcgagtgacgtgatcgtccccctctattcgacattggtgaggcctcatctggagtactgtgtccagttttgggccccacactacaagaaggatgtggataaattggagagagtccagcgaagggcaacaaaaatgattaggggtctagaacacatgacttatgaggagaggctgagggagctgggattgtttagcctgcagaagagaagaatgaggggggatttgatagctgctttcaactacctgaaagggggttccaaagaggatggctctagactgttctcaatggtagcagatgacagaacgaggagtaatggcttcaagttgcagtgggggaggtttagattggatattaggaaaaactttttcactaagagggtggtgaaacactggaatgcgttgcctagggaggtggtggaatctccttccttggaagtttttaaggtcaggcttgacaaagccctggctgggatgatttaactgggaattggtcctgcttcgagcagggggttggactagatgaccttcaggggtcccttccaaccctgatattctatgattctatgatattgaaATAGTTTGGCTGAAAAAAACAGGCTGGAAATCTTGTGAGGATGTCTTTCTTGTGAGATTTTCAGAACTTTCAAGTTTGGATCAAGGGAGATGCAGGAGGAGAAACACCTTCTTTGAGGGATTTCCGCCCCAGGTTGTGACCTATAATAAGCACAGACATTTGAGAAAATCTAAAACCAAAAAAGAGCTaattaaatgtttggttttggtCCAAATTGGACTAATGTGTAGGTTTATTCTTATTATATCAGGATGCTAGTGATAAAAGAATCTGAAGGCTGGAAAGAGATATCTTTAAATGAGATATCTTTAGGGGACTTGAGCTTATCACTCAGTGCAAGTGGTACAGATTTAACTTGCCTCTACAGCTGTAGATGAGAAAACCAGCAAGATTAAGGGATTTTCTGTACAGAATGATataggatgggcaggaatggtgatcctagcctgtgtttgccagaagctgggaatgggcgacaggggatggatcacttgatgattatctgttctgttcattccctctggggcatctggcattggccactgtcggaagacaggatatggaCTAGATGgagtttggtctgacccaatatgactgttcttatgttcttatcgttaactttgctcatgtgagtaaggttAAGTGTATGCATCTATGTTTGCTGAATTGGTGCCTAAAGCTCTAATTGGAACACGTATCAAAGATAACTTGCTTGTTTGCTGTAAATTAGAACACACTAAAAATTTCATTAAATCTACAAATATTTAGATTTGGGAGCATTCCTGAATTTATTGTTGCTAAGAAGCTCTTAGTTAAAGTTTCAACCTTTAAAATTTAATTGATTGCAATTGAGCCTCTTTTAAACATACTGTAAGTGTGTTATATATGTTTTAAAACAtcctctattttttaaaatacttctgcTGTAACTAGAAATATTATACTCATTTTCACAACAGCATATCACAAAGATCAGATAATTAGGCCTGGAAATGCATACGCCATCTGCAgttaaatgaaaataatatttcacttttttcctGATATTGCTAAAATAACACACAATTGATGCAACAAATATTATCTTTATCATCTGAATTATATTCTCTGGTGTTTTAGACATCACTGTTATCATTATCATAAACTATATTTAATTCAAAATAAGTGATATATTTTTTCTATTATAATGCAAAGTCTCTAATTGTATTagtttaataaataatagtacTTCTTACAGGTGAATAACTGGATACAGCTGTTGAAAGATCTGATGCAATCTTGCTATCTAAATATCAATAATATCTTGTGATGCTTTATTTTTCTATAACCTTTTAGGCTTCATTTTTTTAGTTCACTCTCTTATATATAAATGATAGCTAAAAGGAGACCAGTTTTTTCACTACACTTAACTGTTTCTATGGTG
The Eretmochelys imbricata isolate rEreImb1 chromosome 1, rEreImb1.hap1, whole genome shotgun sequence DNA segment above includes these coding regions:
- the IL22 gene encoding interleukin-22 — translated: MVSIQNWMRCSPAWIFFCFCCLPLLLLALPMPPKGAGFAPASHSCRLRKISFQQSYIRNRTYTLAKLASLSDQDTDNRLIGQQLYINVQETNRCYVMKRVIEIIVNEVLLSATSNRYPYIHEVAQFLAALSTELSGCKFSGHREHVEKNLEEMKDKIKQLGVSGKNKAIGELDLLFDYLENACTEAPKKIVTSKGGNKRKN